A single genomic interval of Oncorhynchus masou masou isolate Uvic2021 unplaced genomic scaffold, UVic_Omas_1.1 unplaced_scaffold_2128, whole genome shotgun sequence harbors:
- the LOC135532948 gene encoding collagen alpha-1(I) chain-like gives MGGQRRDQEGDSGGIRRGNSGGIRRGDSGGIRRGTAEGSGGGQRRDQEGGQRRDQEGDRGGIRRGDSGGIRRGDSGGSGGGTAEGSGGGTAEGSGGGQRRDQEGDRGGIRRGTAEGSGGGQRRDQEGWTAEGSGGGTAEDSQDKRFQHLEILEAFSVLGPQAFSVLGPQAFSVLGPQAFSVMGPQAAFSRVGPADNNDTAVGNRLEEQTAGEYVAAGMRLSINPPPHPAALHQRPPLHQGAKLQESVGNSVPKTRGIKCSDQGCEPVSEVLRPGIKPPQHRRPGIKPPQHRRPGIKPPQHRRPGSSPPNTGDQGSSPPSPTQETRDQTPPPQHRRPGIKPPSPTQETMDQPPQHRRPGINPPNTGDQGSTPPPSPTQETRIKPPPSPTQETRDQPPSPIQETRDQAPPLPNTGDQGSSPPNTGDQGSTPPPPNTGDQGSTPPNTGDRDQAPPTQETRDQAPPSPTQETRDQAPPPQHRRPGIKPPQHRRPGIKPPPPPQHRRPGSRDQGSPPPPTQETRDQAPPPQHRGPGIKPPPPTQETRDQPPNTGDQGSTPPPLPNTGDQGSTPPNTGDQGSTPPTQETRDQPPNTGDQGSTPQHRGPGINPPPTQGTRDQPPNTGDQGSTPPNTGDQGSTPPNTGDQGSTPPPQHRGPGINPPTQGTRDQPPNTGDQGSTPQHRGPGINPPTQETGDQPPPPTQETRDQHTPLPNTGDQGSCPQHRGPGIKPPSPTQETRDQDPPSPTQGTRDQTPPSPTQGTRDQPPPPNTGDQDHPKRPTFPLSPHLISLLSE, from the exons ATGGGGGGACAGCGGAGGGATCAGGAGGGGGACAGCGGAGGGATCAGGAGGGGGAACAGCGGAGGGATCAGGAGGGGGGACAGCGGAGGGATCAGGAGGGGGACAGCGGAGGGATCAGGAGGGGGACAGCGGAGGGATCAGGAGGGGGGACAGCGGAGGGAtcaggagggggacagaggagggatcaggagggggGACAGCGGAGGGATCAGGAGGGGGGACAGCGGAGGATCAGGAGGGGGGACAGCGGAGGGATCAGGAGGGGGGACAGCGGAGGGATCAGGAGGGGGACAGCGGAGGGAtcaggagggggacagaggagggatcaggagggggACAGCGGAGGGATCAGGAGGGGGGCAGCGGAGGGATCAGGAGGGGTGGACAGCGGAGGGATCAGGAGGGGGGACAGCGGAG GACAGCCAAGACAAGAGGTTCCAACATCTGGAGATTCTGGAGGCCTTCAGTGTGTTGGGACCACAGGCCTTCAGTGTGTTGGGACCTCAGGCCTTCAGTGTGTTGGGACCTCAGGCCTTCAGTGTTATGGGACCTCAGGCTGCGTTCTCTA GGGTTGGCCCAGCTGACAACAATGACACAGCG GTCGGAAACAGACTTGAGGAACAGACTGCAGGAGAGTACGTAGCCGCCGGCATGCGGCTCtccatcaacccccccccccaccccgcgGCTCTCCATCAACGCCCCCCTCTCCACCAAGGAGCTAAATTACAGGAGAGCGTTGGAAACTCTGTTCCAAAGACCAGGGGAATAAAGTGCTCTGACCAAGGCTGTGAACCTGTGTCAGAGGTTTT gaGACCAGGGATCAAGCCCCCCCAACACAGGAGACCAGGGATCAAGCCCCCCCAACACAGGAGACCGGGGATCAAGCCCCCCCAACACAGGAGACCGGGATCAAGCCCCCCCAACACAGGAGACCAGGGATCAAgccccccctccccaacacaggagaccagggatcaaaccccccctccccaacacaggagaccagggatcaaacccccctccccaacacaggagACCATGGATCAACCCCCCCAACACAGGAGACCAGGGATCAACCCCCCCAACACAGGAGACCAgggatcaaccccccccccctccccaacacaggagACCAGGATcaaaccccccccctccccaacacaggagACCAGGGATCAACCCCCCTCCCCAATACAGGAGACCAGGGATcaagccccccccctccccaacacaggagACCAGGGATCAAGCCCCCCCAATACAGGAGACCAgggatcaaccccccccccccccaatacaggAGACCAGGGATCAACCCCCCCCAATACAGGAGACCGGGATCAAGCCCCCCCAACACAGGAGACCAGGGATCaagcccccccctccccaacacaggagaccagggatcaagccccccctccccaacacaggagACCAGGGATCAAGCCCCCCCAACACAGGAGACCAGGgatcaagccccccccccccccccaacacaggaGACCGGGATCAA gagaccagggatcacccccccccccaacacaggagaccagggatcaagccccccctccccaacacagggGACCAGGgatcaagcccccccccccaacacaggagaccagggatcaaccccccaacacaggagaccagggatcaacccccccccccctccccaacacaggagACCAGGGATCAACCCCCCCCAACACAGGGGACCAGGGATCAACCCCCCCAACACAGGAGACCAGGGATCAACCCCCCAACACAGGGGACCAGGGATCAACCCCCCAACACAGGGGACCAGGGATCaacccccccccaacacaggGGACCAGGGATCAACCCCCCAACACAGGAGACCAGGGATCAACCCCCCCCAACACAGGGGACCAGGGATCAACCCCCCCCAACACAGGGGACCAgggatcaaccccccccccccaacacagggGACCAGGGATCAACCCCCCAACACAGGGGACCAGGGATCAACCCCCCAACACAGGGGACCAGGGATCAACCCCCCAACACAGGGGACCAGGGATCAACCCCCCAACACAGGAGACCGgggatcaacccccccccccaacacaggagaccagggatcaacacacccccctccccaacacaggagACCAGGGATCATGCCCCCAACACAGGGGCCCAGGGATCAAacccccctccccaacacaggagaccagggatcaagaccccccctccccaacacagggGACCAGGGATcagacccccccctccccaacacagggGACCAgggatcaaccccccccccccaacacaggaGACCAGGATCATCCCAAGCGTCCAACCTTCCCACTGTCTCCCCATCTCATTTCCTTACTATCTGAATAA